The proteins below come from a single Triticum aestivum cultivar Chinese Spring chromosome 5D, IWGSC CS RefSeq v2.1, whole genome shotgun sequence genomic window:
- the LOC123125846 gene encoding uncharacterized protein, producing the protein MGYWFFGGHGGFYIPSYDGSQSRPAGPHRPLLYGTVPYEEQIRRMEEGVRLRQRPPPNPTVWKYFKILTRCFMAAMSITMMAWIFVARYFNWNPDVQDPYKMMALLLCSLIPVGFGFMITEEDQGEAPHG; encoded by the exons ATGGGATACTGGTTCTTCGGCGGCCACGGCGGCTTCTATATACCCTCCTATGACGGGAGCCAGTCTCGACCCGCTGGCCCTCACCGGCCGCTGCTGTATGGTACTGTGCCATACGAGGAGCAGATCCGCCGGATGGAAGAAGGCGTCCGCCTCCGTCAACGGCCACCGCCCAACCCCACAGTCTGGAAATACTTCAAGATCCTCACTAGG TGTTTCATGGCCGCGATGAGTATCACTATGATGGCTTGGATATTCGTGGCACGATATTTCAACTGGAATCCTGATGTGCAGGACCCCTACAAGATGATGGCACTGCTTCTTTGTTCTCTCATACCGGTGGGATTCGGTTTCATGATAACCGAAGAAGATCAGGGGGAGGCACCGCACGGTTGA
- the LOC123125845 gene encoding uncharacterized protein: MGYWFFGGHGGFYIPSYDGSQPRPAGPHRPLLYGTVPYDEEIRRMEEGVRLRQRPPPNPTVWKYFKIFTRCFMAAMSITMMAWIFVARYFGSDPQVQDPYIMMGLIVFALIPMGFGLMITEGDIEAQDTRAQGEALSSPSHGFEDLRADVARICAFLEIR; the protein is encoded by the exons ATGGGATACTGGTTCTTCGGCGGCCACGGCGGCTTCTACATACCCTCCTATGACGGGAGCCAGCCTCGACCCGCTGGCCCTCACCGGCCGCTGCTGTATGGTACTGTGCCATACGACGAGGAGATCCGCCGGATGGAAGAAGGCGTCCGCCTCCGTCAACGGCCACCGCCCAACCCCACAGTCTGGAAATACTTCAAGATCTTCACTAGG TGTTTCATGGCCGCGATGAGCATCACGATGATGGCTTGGATATTTGTGGCACGATATTTCGGTTCGGATCCTCAGGTGCAGGATCCCTATATTATGATGGGACTTATCGTCTTTGCTCTCATACCAATGGGATTCGGCTTAATGATAACAGAAGGAGATATAGAGGCCCAGGACACACGTGCTCAAGGGGAGGCACTGTCAAGCCCGAGCCATGGATTTGAGGATCTTCGTGCGGATGTGGCTAGGATTTGTGCATTTCTCGAGATACGCTAA